A stretch of Paracoccus sp. MA DNA encodes these proteins:
- a CDS encoding rhomboid family intramembrane serine protease, whose amino-acid sequence MFPIRDHNPSERTPYVTNGLIFLNLVMFLVTMPWAGGQVGLWDRLALYPVAIMHGEWLWGLATHMFLHAGIMHIAGNMLFLWVFGDNLEDQMGHAGFLVFYLACGLAAAAGQIATDPMSDIPMVGASGAIAGVMGGYLLMFPRARVDVIAIIIVIIRRFTMPAWVLLLAWFGIQLLSSAGMVDDGVAYVAHAAGFLAGMVLAVPVFLRRGGPDFWRRTHGRPPHAPTYAPSRIPPVRR is encoded by the coding sequence ATGTTCCCGATCCGCGACCATAATCCTTCCGAGCGCACGCCCTATGTGACCAACGGGCTGATCTTTCTGAACCTGGTCATGTTTCTGGTCACCATGCCCTGGGCCGGCGGCCAGGTCGGGCTGTGGGACCGGCTGGCGCTGTATCCGGTCGCAATCATGCATGGCGAATGGCTCTGGGGCCTGGCCACGCATATGTTCCTGCATGCCGGGATCATGCATATCGCCGGCAACATGCTGTTCCTGTGGGTCTTCGGCGACAATCTCGAGGACCAGATGGGCCATGCCGGCTTCCTGGTCTTCTATCTGGCCTGCGGGCTGGCGGCGGCGGCGGGCCAGATCGCCACCGATCCGATGAGCGACATTCCCATGGTCGGCGCCTCGGGCGCCATCGCCGGGGTGATGGGCGGCTATCTGCTGATGTTCCCGCGCGCCCGCGTCGACGTGATCGCGATCATCATCGTCATCATCCGCCGCTTTACCATGCCGGCCTGGGTGCTGCTGCTGGCCTGGTTCGGCATCCAGCTCTTGTCGAGCGCCGGCATGGTCGACGACGGCGTGGCCTATGTCGCCCATGCCGCCGGGTTCCTTGCGGGGATGGTGCTGGCGGTGCCGGTCTTCCTGCGCCGGGGCGGGCCGGATTTCTGGCGCCGCACCCATGGCCGCCCGCCGCATGCGCCGACCTATGCGCCCTCGCGCATCCCGCCGGTCCGGCGCTAG
- a CDS encoding 4-aminobutyrate--2-oxoglutarate transaminase — protein sequence MTSLTDRKNAAISRGVGMTTQIYAERAENAEIWDKDGNRYIDFAAGIAVVNTGHRHPRVIEAVKAQLDRFTHTCHQVVPYENYVALAERLNRLVPGEGPKKTAFYTTGAEAIENAVKIARHHTGRAGVVAFAGGFHGRTFLGMSLTGKVQPYKAGFGPMMNDIWHLPFPNPLHGVTAEEALAALDRLFKADIDPSRVAAIIIEPVQGEGGFYEAPAGFIQRLRQICDQYSILLIADEVQTGFARTGKLFAMEHHGAAADLTTMAKGLGGGLPISAVTGRAEVMDSPAPGGLGGTYAGNPLAVAAAHAVLDVIEDEGLCDRATRLGQRLKQRLAGIADGVPEIVDIRGPGFMNAVEFNIAGTDRPSPDFANRVREEALARKLILLTCGVHGNVIRFLAPLTIQEDVFDEALDILEESIRAARG from the coding sequence ATGACCAGCCTGACCGACCGCAAGAACGCCGCCATCTCGCGCGGGGTGGGGATGACCACCCAGATCTATGCCGAGCGCGCCGAGAATGCCGAAATCTGGGACAAGGACGGCAACCGCTATATCGACTTCGCCGCCGGCATCGCCGTGGTCAATACCGGCCATCGCCATCCGCGGGTGATCGAGGCGGTCAAGGCCCAGCTCGACCGCTTCACCCATACCTGCCACCAGGTCGTGCCCTATGAGAATTACGTGGCCCTGGCCGAAAGGCTGAACCGGCTGGTCCCCGGCGAGGGACCGAAAAAGACCGCCTTCTACACCACCGGGGCCGAGGCGATCGAAAACGCGGTCAAGATCGCCCGCCACCATACCGGCCGCGCCGGGGTGGTGGCCTTCGCCGGCGGCTTCCACGGCCGCACCTTCCTGGGCATGTCGCTGACCGGCAAGGTCCAGCCCTACAAGGCCGGGTTCGGGCCGATGATGAACGATATCTGGCACCTGCCCTTTCCGAACCCGCTGCACGGCGTCACGGCCGAGGAGGCGCTGGCGGCGCTCGACCGGCTGTTCAAGGCCGATATCGACCCCTCGCGCGTCGCCGCGATCATCATCGAGCCGGTGCAGGGCGAGGGCGGCTTCTACGAGGCGCCGGCCGGCTTCATCCAGCGCCTGCGCCAGATCTGCGACCAGTATTCGATCCTGCTGATCGCCGACGAGGTGCAGACCGGCTTCGCCCGCACCGGCAAGCTGTTCGCGATGGAACACCACGGCGCGGCGGCCGACCTGACCACCATGGCCAAGGGGCTGGGGGGCGGGCTGCCGATCAGCGCCGTGACCGGCCGGGCCGAGGTGATGGACAGCCCGGCCCCCGGGGGCCTTGGCGGCACCTATGCCGGCAACCCGCTGGCCGTCGCCGCCGCCCATGCCGTTCTGGACGTGATCGAGGACGAGGGGCTGTGCGACCGCGCCACCCGCCTCGGCCAGCGGCTGAAGCAGCGCCTGGCCGGCATCGCCGACGGGGTGCCCGAGATCGTCGACATCCGCGGCCCCGGCTTCATGAACGCGGTGGAATTCAACATCGCCGGCACCGACAGGCCCAGCCCGGATTTCGCCAACCGCGTCCGCGAAGAGGCGCTCGCCCGCAAGCTGATCCTGCTGACCTGCGGCGTCCATGGCAACGTGATCCGCTTTCTTGCGCCGCTGACCATCCAGGAAGACGTCTTCGACGAGGCGCTCGACATCCTCGAGGAGTCGATCCGGGCCGCCCGCGGCTGA
- a CDS encoding acetyl-CoA carboxylase carboxyltransferase subunit alpha, with protein MTYLEFEKPLADLEGKAEELRALARKGEGVDLEKEAAALDRKAEEMLRDLYKQLDPWRKTQVARHPERPHCRDYIEQLFTEYTPLAGDRAFGEDHAVMGGLARFKDQPCVVIGHEKGNETKSRIFHNFGMARPEGYRKAIRLMDMADRFRLPVITLVDTPGAYPGKGAEERGQSEAIARATEKCLQIGVPLVSVIIGEGGSGGAVAFATANRIAMLEHSIYSVISPEGCASILWKDAEKMREAAHALKLTAQDLKKLEVIDRIISEPVGGAQRAPAETIAAVGEAIAAMLGELAGRKPAELIKDRRQKFLNMGAKALG; from the coding sequence ATGACTTACCTGGAGTTCGAGAAGCCCCTTGCCGATCTTGAGGGCAAGGCCGAGGAACTGCGGGCACTGGCCCGGAAGGGCGAAGGCGTCGATCTGGAGAAGGAGGCGGCGGCGCTGGACCGCAAGGCCGAGGAGATGCTGCGCGACCTCTACAAGCAGCTCGATCCCTGGCGCAAGACGCAGGTCGCCCGCCACCCGGAACGGCCGCATTGCCGCGACTATATCGAGCAGCTCTTCACCGAATACACGCCGCTTGCCGGCGACCGCGCCTTTGGCGAGGACCACGCGGTGATGGGCGGGCTGGCGCGCTTCAAGGACCAGCCCTGCGTGGTGATCGGCCATGAGAAGGGCAACGAGACCAAATCGCGGATCTTTCACAATTTCGGCATGGCCCGGCCCGAGGGCTATCGCAAGGCGATCCGGCTGATGGACATGGCCGACCGCTTCCGCCTGCCGGTGATCACGCTGGTCGACACGCCCGGCGCCTATCCCGGCAAGGGCGCCGAGGAACGCGGGCAAAGCGAGGCCATCGCCCGCGCGACCGAGAAATGCCTGCAGATCGGCGTGCCGCTGGTCTCGGTCATCATCGGCGAGGGCGGCTCGGGCGGCGCCGTGGCCTTCGCCACCGCGAACCGCATCGCCATGCTGGAACATTCGATCTATTCGGTGATCTCGCCCGAGGGCTGCGCCTCGATCCTGTGGAAGGATGCCGAGAAGATGCGCGAGGCGGCGCATGCGCTGAAGCTGACGGCGCAGGACCTGAAGAAGCTGGAGGTGATCGACCGCATCATCTCCGAGCCGGTGGGCGGCGCGCAGCGCGCGCCGGCCGAGACCATCGCGGCGGTGGGCGAGGCGATCGCCGCCATGCTGGGCGAGCTGGCCGGCAGGAAGCCGGCCGAGCTGATCAAGGACCGGCGGCAGAAGTTCCTGAACATGGGCGCGAAGGCCCTGGGCTGA
- a CDS encoding molybdenum cofactor biosynthesis protein MoaE encodes MSARVQSAPFDLGAELAGFGAGSGAVVTFTGLVRDEGGRLQALEIEHYPGMTEKALAAYGEQAARRFGLDDWRILHRHGRLAAGEPIMMVATAARHREAAFQAAEYLMDWLKSRAPFWKREIGPDGPGAWVEARAEDEDALSRWQG; translated from the coding sequence ATGTCGGCCCGGGTCCAGAGCGCGCCTTTCGACCTTGGCGCCGAACTGGCGGGTTTCGGCGCGGGCTCCGGCGCGGTCGTCACCTTCACCGGCCTGGTGCGCGACGAAGGCGGCCGGCTGCAGGCGCTGGAGATCGAGCATTACCCCGGCATGACCGAAAAGGCGCTGGCCGCCTATGGCGAGCAGGCGGCGCGGCGCTTCGGGCTGGACGACTGGCGCATCCTGCATCGCCACGGCCGGCTGGCGGCGGGCGAACCGATCATGATGGTCGCCACTGCGGCCCGCCATCGCGAGGCGGCCTTCCAGGCGGCGGAATACCTGATGGACTGGCTGAAATCCCGCGCGCCGTTCTGGAAGCGCGAGATCGGTCCGGACGGCCCCGGCGCCTGGGTCGAGGCCCGCGCCGAGGACGAGGATGCATTGTCGCGGTGGCAAGGCTGA
- the moaD gene encoding molybdopterin converting factor subunit 1, protein MALDVLYFAWLRERIGQPRERIETEAATVRELVAQLAAMDEWHAAALADLSAVRVAVDQELADLDAPLSGAREVAFFPPMTGG, encoded by the coding sequence ATGGCGCTTGACGTGCTTTACTTCGCCTGGCTGCGCGAGCGCATCGGCCAGCCGCGCGAGCGGATCGAGACCGAGGCCGCGACCGTGCGCGAACTGGTCGCGCAGCTTGCCGCCATGGACGAATGGCACGCCGCGGCGCTGGCGGATCTGTCTGCGGTGCGCGTCGCCGTCGATCAGGAGCTGGCCGATCTGGACGCGCCGCTTTCCGGCGCGCGCGAGGTCGCCTTCTTTCCGCCGATGACCGGGGGCTGA
- the pgsA gene encoding CDP-diacylglycerol--glycerol-3-phosphate 3-phosphatidyltransferase, with product MRWTLPNLLTVLRLAAAPLVPLMFFFLSRPFADFAALALFLIAAVTDWFDGYLARAWGQESRFGAAMDPIADKAMVIIAVVVITGYSGMNPWLILPATVILFREVFVSGLREFLGDKARLLKVTKLAKWKTTAQMVAIAVLFLGTGLNYYETGHPPLVGETSLPWSDSWSDLATQAGLALIWIAAVLTAITGWDYFAKARPFLRDDHGA from the coding sequence ATGCGCTGGACCTTGCCCAATCTCCTGACCGTTCTGCGACTTGCGGCCGCGCCGCTGGTGCCGCTGATGTTTTTCTTCCTCAGCCGGCCCTTCGCCGATTTCGCGGCGCTGGCGCTGTTCCTGATCGCCGCCGTGACCGACTGGTTCGACGGCTACCTGGCCCGGGCCTGGGGGCAGGAAAGCCGCTTCGGCGCCGCCATGGACCCGATCGCCGACAAGGCCATGGTCATCATCGCCGTGGTGGTCATCACCGGCTATTCCGGCATGAACCCCTGGCTGATCCTGCCTGCGACGGTGATCCTGTTCCGCGAGGTCTTCGTCTCGGGCCTGCGCGAATTCCTGGGCGACAAGGCCCGGCTGCTCAAGGTCACCAAGCTCGCCAAGTGGAAGACCACGGCGCAGATGGTGGCCATCGCCGTGCTTTTCCTGGGCACCGGCCTGAACTATTATGAGACCGGCCACCCGCCCCTGGTGGGCGAGACCAGCCTGCCCTGGTCCGACAGCTGGTCGGATCTGGCGACGCAGGCCGGGCTGGCGCTGATCTGGATCGCCGCGGTGCTGACCGCGATCACCGGCTGGGACTATTTCGCCAAGGCCCGGCCCTTCCTGAGGGATGACCATGGCGCTTGA
- a CDS encoding TauD/TfdA family dioxygenase, with product MTRHETFSLAIPAERVHPVTPRIGAEIRGVALAGDLLEETVLAIEALLLRHKVLFFRGQTHLDNAAQESFARRLGALVPHPTQAAVTGTDSVLELDSRRGGGRADRWHTDVTFVEAYPKASVLRGVVIPPVGGDTIWANTATAYSDLPEPLRVLADGLRAVHSNAYDYAGQRPRASEADRRHHAEVFASEVYETEHPVVRIHPETGEKVLVLGSFVQRIAGLSREESQKILEILQSYVTAPENTVRWRWQAGDVVIWDNRATQHVAVNDYGDAPRVVRRVTIQGDIPVGPDGRPSTALTKPRAQGRSKE from the coding sequence ATGACACGCCACGAGACCTTCAGCCTCGCCATCCCCGCCGAGCGGGTGCATCCCGTCACCCCGCGCATCGGCGCCGAGATCCGCGGCGTCGCCCTTGCCGGCGACCTGCTGGAAGAAACCGTCCTCGCCATCGAGGCCCTGCTTCTGCGCCACAAGGTGCTGTTCTTTCGCGGGCAGACCCATCTGGACAATGCGGCGCAGGAATCCTTTGCCCGGCGCCTGGGCGCGCTGGTCCCGCATCCGACCCAGGCGGCGGTGACCGGCACGGATTCGGTGCTGGAGCTGGATTCCCGGCGCGGCGGCGGGCGCGCGGACCGCTGGCATACCGACGTGACCTTCGTCGAGGCCTATCCCAAGGCATCGGTGCTGCGCGGGGTCGTCATCCCGCCGGTGGGCGGAGACACGATCTGGGCCAATACCGCCACCGCCTATTCCGACCTGCCCGAGCCGCTGCGCGTGCTGGCCGACGGGCTGCGCGCCGTGCATTCGAACGCCTATGACTATGCCGGGCAACGCCCCCGCGCCTCGGAAGCCGACAGGCGGCACCATGCCGAGGTCTTCGCCTCGGAGGTCTACGAGACCGAGCACCCCGTGGTCCGCATCCATCCCGAGACCGGAGAAAAGGTGCTGGTGCTGGGCAGCTTCGTGCAGCGCATCGCCGGGCTCTCGCGCGAGGAATCGCAGAAGATCCTGGAGATCCTGCAATCCTATGTCACCGCGCCGGAAAACACCGTGCGCTGGCGCTGGCAGGCCGGCGACGTGGTGATCTGGGACAACCGCGCCACCCAGCATGTCGCGGTGAACGACTACGGCGATGCGCCGCGCGTCGTGCGCCGGGTGACGATCCAGGGCGACATTCCGGTCGGACCGGACGGCCGGCCCAGCACCGCCCTGACCAAACCCCGCGCCCAAGGCCGCAGCAAGGAGTGA